Proteins found in one Micromonospora sp. WMMD1082 genomic segment:
- a CDS encoding cupin domain-containing protein gives MSDLALVAARDVPADRRRGGELRVLLGPRTVGSTSGFMGVATMAPGERIAEHYHPYSEEFLYLARGAITVDLDDEPVSLAAGEALFVARNVRHRLRNTGHLPAEVVFHLGPLAPRPELGHVDTELVEQRDGS, from the coding sequence ATGAGTGACCTCGCCCTGGTGGCCGCCCGGGACGTGCCCGCCGACCGCCGCCGCGGCGGCGAACTGCGCGTCCTGCTCGGCCCGCGTACGGTGGGCAGCACCTCGGGGTTCATGGGCGTGGCCACCATGGCGCCGGGCGAGCGGATCGCGGAGCACTACCACCCCTACAGCGAGGAGTTCCTCTACCTCGCCCGGGGCGCGATCACCGTCGACCTGGACGACGAGCCGGTGTCACTGGCCGCCGGCGAGGCGCTCTTCGTGGCCCGCAACGTCCGGCACCGGCTGCGCAACACCGGCCACCTGCCCGCCGAGGTGGTCTTCCATCTCGGGCCGCTGGCCCCACGGCCGGAACTCGGCCACGTCGACACCGAGCTGGTCGAGCAGCGGGACGGGTCGTGA
- a CDS encoding beta-ketoacyl-[acyl-carrier-protein] synthase family protein, translating to MTARRTVVTGVGVVAPGGVTRDRFWKSITEGRTATRRISFFDPAPFRSQIAAECDFDPDAAGLSPTQRQRADRYVQFALACAAEAVADSGLELTDAERDRAGVVLGTAVGGTMALEQEYVTVSDSGRRWLVDTALGGPYLYPALVPSSLAADVACRHGLHGPAQVVSTGCTSGIDAIGYAHQLVVDGEADIVLAGAADSPISPVTVASFDAIKATSPDNDDPAHASRPFDADRHGFVLAEGAAVLVLEEAGHARRRGAHVYCEVAGYASRSNGYHMTGLRPDGLEMGLAITDALRQARLAPESVSYISAHGSGTRQNDRHETAAFKRSLGTAAYRVPVSSIKSMVGHSLGAIGAIEMAACALAIEFGVVPPTANWATRDPECDLDYVPNEAREVPVDVALSVGSGFGGFQSAMLFRRLTRDVPA from the coding sequence GTGACCGCCCGGCGCACCGTGGTCACCGGCGTCGGGGTGGTGGCCCCCGGCGGTGTCACCCGGGACCGGTTCTGGAAGAGCATCACCGAGGGGCGGACGGCGACCCGGCGGATCAGCTTCTTCGACCCGGCACCGTTCCGGTCCCAGATCGCCGCCGAATGCGACTTCGACCCGGACGCCGCCGGGCTGAGTCCGACGCAGCGGCAGCGCGCCGACCGGTACGTGCAGTTCGCGCTGGCCTGCGCCGCCGAGGCCGTCGCCGACAGCGGGCTGGAACTCACCGACGCCGAGCGGGACCGCGCCGGTGTCGTGCTCGGCACCGCCGTCGGCGGCACCATGGCGCTGGAACAGGAGTACGTGACGGTCAGCGACAGCGGCCGGCGCTGGCTGGTCGACACCGCGCTCGGCGGACCGTACCTCTACCCGGCGCTGGTGCCCAGCAGCCTGGCCGCCGACGTGGCCTGCCGGCACGGCCTGCACGGCCCGGCGCAGGTCGTCTCCACCGGCTGCACCTCCGGCATCGACGCCATCGGCTACGCCCACCAGCTCGTCGTCGACGGCGAGGCGGACATCGTCCTCGCCGGCGCCGCCGACTCGCCCATCTCCCCGGTCACCGTCGCCTCCTTCGACGCCATCAAGGCCACCAGCCCGGACAACGACGACCCGGCGCACGCCTCCCGCCCCTTCGACGCCGACCGGCACGGCTTCGTGCTGGCCGAGGGGGCGGCGGTGCTGGTGCTGGAGGAGGCCGGGCACGCCCGGCGGCGCGGCGCGCACGTCTACTGCGAGGTGGCCGGCTACGCCAGCCGCAGCAACGGCTACCACATGACCGGGCTGCGCCCGGACGGGCTGGAGATGGGGCTGGCCATCACCGACGCGCTGAGGCAGGCCAGGCTGGCACCCGAGAGCGTCTCCTACATCAGCGCACACGGCTCCGGCACCCGGCAGAACGACCGGCACGAGACGGCCGCCTTCAAGCGGTCGCTCGGTACGGCCGCGTACCGGGTGCCGGTCAGCTCGATCAAGTCCATGGTGGGGCACTCGCTCGGCGCCATCGGTGCCATCGAGATGGCCGCCTGCGCGCTGGCCATCGAGTTCGGAGTGGTGCCGCCGACCGCCAACTGGGCCACCCGGGATCCGGAGTGCGACCTGGACTACGTGCCCAACGAGGCCCGGGAGGTGCCGGTGGACGTGGCGCTCTCGGTGGGCAGCGGCTTCGGCGGCTTCCAGTCGGCCATGCTGTTCCGCCGGTTGACCCGGGACGTGCCGGCATGA
- a CDS encoding beta-ketoacyl synthase N-terminal-like domain-containing protein gives MTERPRRAVVTGVGVVAPSGVGAPAHWRTVLSGRRRTGPITLFDATGYPTRLGGEVADFYPARYADNRALVQTDRWTHLGFAATTLALADAGLPERATDPYGWAVTLASSSGGNLFGQRELQRLWSSPTRTVGAYQSIAWFYAASVGQLSIRHQAKGPCGVLVAESAGGLDSLAHAVRTVRRGASVVLAGATECPLSPYALACQLRSGLLSEVPDPQRAYRPFDATASGYLPAEGGAVFVVEELTHATARGARIYGEVTGWGATHDAVHTSAEGAGDPHQYARAMRLALGRAGVEPADVDVVVPDALGVPRYDRAEATALRAAFGGLVPPVSTHKELTGRAHQGGSALDVATALLAFAHDTLPASAGPDTVAEGCELGFLRASRRPRTRVALVCARGFDGFNSALVLRGAPPEGRER, from the coding sequence ATGACCGAGCGGCCACGCAGGGCGGTGGTGACCGGCGTCGGGGTGGTCGCGCCCAGCGGCGTCGGCGCGCCGGCACACTGGCGTACGGTGCTGTCCGGCCGGCGCCGTACCGGCCCGATCACCCTGTTCGACGCGACCGGCTACCCGACCCGGCTCGGCGGCGAGGTGGCCGACTTCTACCCGGCCCGGTACGCCGACAACCGGGCCCTGGTGCAGACCGACCGCTGGACCCATCTCGGGTTCGCCGCCACCACCCTGGCACTGGCCGACGCGGGCCTGCCGGAGCGGGCCACCGACCCGTACGGCTGGGCGGTGACCCTGGCCAGTTCCTCCGGCGGCAACCTCTTCGGCCAGCGGGAGCTGCAGCGGCTCTGGTCGTCGCCGACGCGCACCGTCGGGGCGTACCAGTCGATCGCCTGGTTCTACGCGGCCAGCGTCGGGCAGCTGTCCATCCGGCACCAGGCGAAGGGCCCGTGCGGCGTGCTGGTGGCCGAGTCGGCCGGCGGCCTGGACAGTCTCGCCCACGCGGTGCGGACCGTGCGGCGCGGTGCCTCGGTGGTGCTCGCCGGGGCGACCGAGTGCCCACTGAGCCCGTACGCGTTGGCCTGCCAGCTGCGCTCCGGCCTGCTCAGCGAGGTGCCCGATCCGCAGCGGGCCTACCGACCGTTCGACGCGACCGCCAGCGGCTACCTGCCGGCCGAGGGCGGCGCGGTCTTCGTGGTCGAGGAACTGACGCACGCGACCGCCCGGGGTGCCCGGATCTACGGCGAGGTGACCGGCTGGGGCGCCACCCACGACGCCGTGCACACCTCGGCCGAGGGCGCCGGTGACCCGCACCAGTACGCCCGGGCGATGCGGTTGGCCCTGGGCCGGGCCGGGGTGGAACCGGCCGATGTGGACGTGGTGGTCCCCGACGCCCTCGGAGTGCCCCGCTACGACCGGGCCGAGGCGACCGCGTTGCGCGCGGCGTTCGGCGGTCTCGTGCCGCCGGTGAGCACCCACAAGGAACTGACCGGGCGGGCGCACCAGGGCGGTTCGGCGCTGGACGTGGCCACCGCCCTGCTCGCCTTCGCGCACGACACACTGCCCGCCTCGGCCGGCCCGGACACCGTGGCCGAGGGCTGTGAACTGGGTTTCCTGCGGGCGTCCCGGCGCCCGCGTACCCGGGTGGCGCTGGTCTGCGCCCGGGGATTCGACGGCTTCAACAGTGCGCTGGTGCTGCGCGGGGCACCACCGGAGGGACGGGAGCGGTGA
- a CDS encoding antibiotic biosynthesis monooxygenase family protein, translated as MTRGRVVFLVRVPDERTEDFLRAYEAVRHLVAGGVPGHLVDQVCRSSTDPEQWLITSEWASLADFEAWERSPEHRELVRPMRECFTDARSLRFHIHAQTPVPA; from the coding sequence ATGACGCGAGGACGCGTGGTTTTCCTGGTACGGGTGCCCGACGAGCGCACCGAGGACTTCCTGCGGGCGTACGAGGCGGTCCGGCACCTGGTCGCCGGCGGCGTGCCGGGCCACCTGGTCGACCAGGTGTGCCGCTCGTCGACCGACCCGGAGCAGTGGCTCATCACCAGCGAGTGGGCCAGTCTGGCCGACTTCGAGGCGTGGGAACGCAGCCCGGAGCACCGCGAGCTGGTCCGGCCGATGCGGGAGTGCTTCACCGACGCCCGCTCGCTGCGCTTCCACATCCACGCCCAGACGCCGGTCCCGGCCTGA
- a CDS encoding exo-alpha-sialidase, translating to MISRTATAEVRALRRIGDAAAHSAFTDLVRHAGAWFCAFREGRSHLSDDGALRVLTSPDGRDWRPAALLTRPDADLRDPRFVTRPDGRLQLLAAAATGGAQKRFHTVAWLSDDGHRWAGPQPVGEPGVWVWQAAWHGDVMYGVGYATREPRFARLYRSEDGLDLRPVVRTLFDGGYPNESGLVFDPDGTATCLLRRDGDPASAQLGRARPPYREWTWTDLGVRVGGPALCRLPDGSLVAGVRLHDGAVRTAVCAVDVTQGRLRELVALPSGGDCSYPGLVWHDDRLWVSYYSSHEGRSCVYLAEVTLTPFQV from the coding sequence GTGATCAGCCGTACGGCGACCGCCGAGGTACGCGCGCTGCGCCGCATCGGCGACGCCGCCGCGCACAGCGCCTTCACCGACCTGGTCCGGCACGCCGGGGCCTGGTTCTGCGCCTTCCGGGAGGGTCGGTCCCACCTGTCCGACGACGGTGCCCTGCGGGTGCTCACCTCCCCCGACGGCCGCGACTGGCGGCCGGCGGCGCTGCTCACCCGACCCGACGCGGACCTGCGCGACCCGCGCTTCGTGACCCGCCCCGACGGCCGGCTGCAACTGCTCGCCGCCGCCGCGACCGGCGGCGCGCAGAAGCGGTTCCACACCGTCGCCTGGCTCAGCGACGACGGGCACCGGTGGGCGGGCCCGCAACCGGTCGGCGAACCGGGAGTCTGGGTCTGGCAGGCCGCGTGGCACGGCGACGTGATGTACGGCGTCGGCTACGCCACCCGGGAGCCGAGGTTCGCCCGCCTCTACCGCAGCGAGGACGGCCTGGACCTGCGCCCGGTCGTGCGGACGCTGTTCGACGGTGGCTACCCGAACGAGTCGGGACTGGTCTTCGACCCGGACGGCACCGCCACCTGCCTGCTGCGCCGCGACGGCGACCCGGCCAGCGCCCAGCTCGGCCGGGCCCGACCGCCGTACCGCGAGTGGACCTGGACCGACCTCGGGGTCAGGGTGGGCGGGCCGGCGCTGTGCCGGCTGCCCGACGGCTCACTCGTCGCCGGGGTGCGCCTGCACGACGGTGCGGTGCGCACCGCGGTCTGCGCGGTGGACGTGACCCAGGGACGGCTACGCGAGCTGGTGGCGCTCCCCTCGGGCGGCGACTGCAGCTACCCCGGCCTGGTGTGGCACGACGACCGGCTCTGGGTCAGCTACTACTCCTCGCACGAGGGTCGCAGCTGCGTCTACCTCGCCGAGGTGACGCTCACCCCGTTCCAGGTCTGA
- a CDS encoding alpha-hydroxy acid oxidase, whose product MVETMEITPSPVCLADFADLARTVLSAQVWDYVDGGGGSEITLGHNRAALDRVGVLPRVLTGVDTPSLRTRLLGRAYAMPVGVAPMAYQRLVHPDGEPALAAAARAAEVPYLASILGSTPIEQVTATGAEVWFQLYWLRDRGLVADLLGRVRDAGCRALVVTVDVPVLGRRLRDVRNAFRLPPELVAANLPGGRDDLAHGGTPGVTPMPARGGTAFAPALRWTDLRWLGEHCDLPLIVKGVLDPADAVRAVEAGARAVVVSNHGGRQLDGVPASVTMLPEVVAAVGDRCEVLLDSGIRGGVDVLRALALGADGVLVGRPMLWALAVGGQAGARAALALLADELRDALALAGCADPAAARELRTVALG is encoded by the coding sequence ATGGTGGAGACCATGGAGATCACGCCCAGCCCCGTCTGCCTGGCCGACTTCGCCGACCTCGCCCGGACGGTGTTGTCGGCCCAGGTCTGGGACTACGTCGACGGGGGTGGCGGCAGCGAGATCACCCTCGGGCACAACCGTGCCGCCCTCGATCGGGTCGGTGTGTTGCCGAGAGTGCTGACCGGCGTGGACACCCCCAGCCTGCGCACCCGACTGCTCGGGCGCGCGTACGCGATGCCGGTGGGCGTGGCGCCGATGGCGTACCAGCGGTTGGTGCATCCCGACGGCGAGCCGGCGCTGGCCGCCGCCGCCCGCGCCGCGGAGGTGCCGTACCTGGCCAGCATCCTCGGCAGCACACCGATCGAGCAGGTCACGGCCACCGGTGCCGAGGTCTGGTTCCAGCTGTACTGGCTGCGCGACCGGGGCCTGGTCGCCGACCTGCTGGGGCGGGTCCGCGACGCGGGCTGCCGGGCGTTGGTGGTCACGGTGGACGTGCCGGTGCTCGGCCGGCGCCTGCGGGACGTGCGCAACGCCTTCCGGCTGCCCCCCGAGCTGGTCGCGGCGAACCTGCCGGGCGGCCGGGACGACCTCGCCCACGGCGGTACGCCGGGCGTCACCCCGATGCCCGCGCGCGGCGGCACGGCCTTCGCGCCGGCGCTGCGCTGGACGGACCTGCGGTGGCTGGGCGAGCACTGCGACCTGCCCCTGATCGTCAAGGGCGTCCTCGATCCGGCCGACGCGGTCCGGGCCGTGGAGGCGGGCGCGCGGGCCGTGGTGGTGTCCAACCACGGTGGGCGGCAGCTCGACGGGGTGCCGGCCAGCGTCACCATGCTGCCCGAGGTGGTCGCGGCCGTCGGCGACCGCTGCGAGGTGCTGCTGGACAGCGGGATCCGGGGCGGCGTCGACGTGCTGCGCGCGCTGGCCCTGGGTGCCGACGGGGTGCTGGTCGGCAGGCCGATGCTCTGGGCCCTGGCGGTGGGCGGGCAGGCCGGTGCGCGGGCCGCGCTGGCCCTGCTCGCCGACGAACTGCGCGACGCGCTGGCCCTGGCCGGCTGCGCCGACCCGGCCGCCGCCCGTGAGCTGCGCACCGTGGCCCTGGGATAG
- a CDS encoding glycine hydroxymethyltransferase: MSRNAESTAFRSALEVIRGVEPRVAEAIGAELADQRESLKLIASENYASPATLLAMGNWLSDKYAEGTVGRRFYAGCQNVDTVEALAAEHARELFGAAHAYVQPHSGIDANLVAFWAILADRVEAPALKRAQARHVNDLTEQDWFALRRELGDQRMLGMSLDTGGHLTHGFRPNISGKMFDQRSYGTDPATGLIDYDRVAEAAREFRPLVLVAGYSAYPRKVNFRIMREIADSVGATFMVDMAHFAGLVAGKVFTGDFDPVPHAHIVTTTTHKSLRGPRGGLVLCGPELADQVDRGCPMVLGGPLPHVMAAKAVALAEARRPDFADYAGRIVDNAQALAEGLLRRGATLVTGGTDNHLVLIDVTGYGLTGRQAEQALLDSGIVTNRNAVPQDPNGAWYTSGIRIGTPALTTRGLGTAEMDTTAELIHTVLSQTGAGANPDGTASKAKYVLDPALADKIGRQASELLAGFPLYPSVDLG; encoded by the coding sequence ATGTCCCGCAACGCCGAGTCCACCGCCTTCCGCAGCGCCCTGGAGGTGATCCGTGGCGTCGAGCCGCGGGTGGCCGAGGCGATCGGGGCGGAGCTGGCCGACCAGCGCGAGTCGCTCAAGCTGATCGCCAGTGAGAACTACGCCTCCCCGGCCACCCTGCTGGCCATGGGCAACTGGCTCAGCGACAAGTACGCCGAGGGCACCGTCGGGCGCCGATTCTACGCCGGCTGCCAGAACGTGGACACCGTCGAGGCGCTCGCCGCCGAGCACGCCCGGGAGCTGTTCGGCGCGGCACACGCGTACGTGCAGCCGCACTCGGGGATCGACGCCAACCTGGTGGCGTTCTGGGCGATCCTGGCCGACCGGGTGGAGGCCCCCGCGCTGAAGCGGGCGCAGGCCCGGCACGTCAACGACCTGACCGAGCAGGACTGGTTCGCGCTGCGGCGCGAGCTGGGCGACCAGCGGATGCTCGGCATGTCGCTGGACACCGGCGGTCACCTCACCCACGGCTTCCGGCCGAACATCTCGGGCAAGATGTTCGACCAGCGCAGCTACGGCACCGACCCGGCCACCGGGCTGATCGACTACGACCGGGTCGCCGAGGCGGCCCGCGAGTTCCGGCCGCTGGTGCTGGTCGCCGGCTACTCGGCGTACCCCCGGAAGGTCAACTTCCGGATCATGCGGGAGATCGCCGACTCCGTCGGCGCCACCTTCATGGTGGACATGGCCCACTTCGCGGGCCTGGTCGCCGGGAAGGTGTTCACCGGCGACTTCGACCCGGTGCCGCACGCGCACATCGTCACCACCACCACCCACAAGTCGCTGCGCGGCCCGCGCGGTGGCCTGGTGCTGTGCGGCCCGGAGCTGGCCGATCAGGTCGACCGGGGCTGCCCGATGGTGCTCGGCGGCCCACTGCCGCACGTGATGGCCGCCAAGGCCGTCGCCCTGGCCGAGGCCCGCCGGCCCGACTTCGCCGACTACGCCGGGCGCATCGTCGACAACGCCCAGGCGCTGGCCGAGGGCCTGCTGCGCCGGGGCGCCACGCTGGTCACCGGCGGCACCGACAACCACCTGGTGCTCATCGACGTGACCGGCTACGGCCTGACCGGCCGGCAGGCGGAGCAGGCGCTGCTGGACTCGGGCATCGTCACCAACCGCAACGCGGTGCCGCAGGACCCCAACGGCGCCTGGTACACCTCCGGCATCCGGATCGGCACGCCGGCGCTGACCACCCGCGGGCTCGGCACGGCGGAGATGGACACCACCGCCGAGCTGATCCACACCGTGCTCAGCCAGACCGGCGCCGGGGCGAACCCGGACGGCACGGCCTCCAAGGCGAAGTACGTGCTCGACCCCGCCCTCGCCGACAAGATCGGTCGCCAGGCCAGCGAGCTGCTCGCGGGTTTCCCGCTCTACCCGAGCGTCGACCTGGGCTGA
- a CDS encoding metallophosphoesterase, translating into MTARGGGSLLAISDLHVGHPANRAIVEALRPDSPDDWLLVAGDVGDTVADIEWALTTLKRRFGTVLWAPGNHELWTPQSDPVRLRGVDRYRHLVELCRRLGVLTPEDPYPIWRGPGGPVLVAPLFLLYDYSWRPDGLDTPQAALAEAYRTGIVCTDEFLLHPDPYRSRSAWCARRVAETARRLAERPDDLPTVLVNHWPLVREPTRVLRYPIFAQWCGTEATADWHRRFRAAVVVYGHLHIPRTTSYDGVRFEEVSVGYPREWRPRATPPAWRRILPVPS; encoded by the coding sequence ATGACGGCCCGGGGTGGGGGAAGCCTGCTCGCGATCAGCGATCTGCACGTCGGCCACCCGGCCAACCGCGCGATCGTCGAGGCGCTGCGTCCCGACTCCCCGGACGACTGGCTGCTGGTCGCCGGCGATGTCGGTGACACCGTGGCCGACATCGAGTGGGCGCTGACCACGCTGAAGCGTCGCTTCGGCACCGTGCTCTGGGCGCCCGGCAACCACGAGCTGTGGACCCCGCAGTCGGATCCGGTGCGGCTGCGCGGGGTGGACCGCTACCGTCACCTGGTCGAGCTGTGCCGGCGCCTCGGCGTGCTGACCCCGGAGGACCCGTACCCGATCTGGCGCGGGCCCGGCGGGCCGGTGCTGGTGGCGCCGCTGTTCCTGCTCTACGACTACAGCTGGCGGCCGGACGGGCTGGACACGCCGCAGGCGGCGCTGGCCGAGGCGTACCGTACGGGCATCGTCTGCACCGACGAGTTCCTGCTGCACCCCGACCCGTACCGGAGCCGGTCGGCGTGGTGCGCCCGACGGGTCGCCGAGACCGCGCGGCGGCTGGCCGAGCGGCCCGACGACCTGCCGACCGTGCTGGTCAACCACTGGCCGCTGGTGCGGGAACCGACCCGGGTACTGCGGTACCCGATCTTCGCGCAGTGGTGCGGTACGGAGGCCACGGCCGACTGGCACCGACGCTTCCGCGCCGCCGTGGTGGTCTACGGTCACCTGCACATCCCCCGTACCACCTCCTACGACGGGGTGCGCTTCGAGGAGGTGTCGGTGGGATACCCGAGGGAGTGGCGGCCACGGGCGACGCCACCGGCGTGGCGCCGGATCCTGCCGGTCCCGTCGTAA
- a CDS encoding DNA primase small subunit domain-containing protein: MATAAEEIRVGRRTVRVSSPDKPYFPERGLTKLDVVRYYLAVGDGILRALRDRPTMLERWPRGVFEGATIATRQSNRGDAFYQKRVPAGAPDWVGTAHITFPSGRTADEVASAELAVVIWAVNLGTLRFHPWPVTRADVERPDQLRIDLDPLPGVGFDRVVPVAHEVHAFLDELGLVGYPKTTGGRGLHVYVPIEPRWSFGDCRRAVLALGREMQRRRPDLVTTTWWREQRDRPVFVDYNQMARDHTMTSAYSIRPTPAALVSAPLDWAELDDARPEDFDVTTMPGRFADRGDPHAGLDERRFPLDPLLELADREGLESPPER, encoded by the coding sequence GTGGCGACGGCGGCCGAGGAGATCCGGGTGGGGCGGCGGACGGTCCGCGTCTCCAGCCCGGACAAGCCGTACTTCCCCGAGCGCGGCCTGACCAAGCTCGACGTGGTGCGCTACTACCTCGCCGTCGGCGACGGCATCCTGCGCGCGTTGCGGGATCGGCCGACCATGCTGGAACGGTGGCCCCGGGGGGTCTTCGAGGGCGCGACCATCGCCACCCGGCAGAGCAACCGGGGCGACGCGTTCTACCAGAAGCGGGTGCCGGCGGGCGCGCCGGACTGGGTGGGCACCGCGCACATCACCTTCCCCAGCGGCCGGACGGCCGACGAGGTCGCGTCGGCCGAGCTGGCGGTGGTGATCTGGGCGGTCAACCTGGGTACGCTGCGCTTCCATCCCTGGCCGGTGACCCGGGCCGACGTCGAGCGGCCGGATCAGCTGCGCATCGACCTGGACCCGCTGCCCGGGGTCGGATTCGACCGGGTGGTGCCGGTGGCGCACGAGGTGCACGCCTTCCTCGACGAGCTGGGCCTGGTCGGCTATCCGAAGACCACCGGCGGGCGTGGCCTGCACGTCTATGTCCCCATCGAGCCACGGTGGAGCTTCGGCGACTGCCGCCGGGCCGTGCTGGCGCTGGGCCGCGAGATGCAGCGGCGCCGCCCGGACCTGGTCACCACCACCTGGTGGCGGGAGCAGCGCGACCGGCCGGTCTTCGTCGACTACAACCAGATGGCCCGGGACCACACGATGACCTCGGCGTACTCGATCCGCCCGACGCCCGCCGCGCTGGTCTCCGCGCCGCTGGACTGGGCCGAGCTGGACGACGCCCGGCCGGAGGACTTCGACGTGACCACCATGCCGGGTCGCTTCGCCGACCGGGGCGACCCGCACGCGGGCCTGGACGAGCGACGCTTCCCGCTGGACCCGCTGCTGGAGCTGGCCGACCGGGAGGGCCTGGAGTCCCCACCCGAGCGCTGA
- a CDS encoding Lrp/AsnC family transcriptional regulator, translating into MSQEAAEGPDRPGGTGRSAVALDEVDRRILDELTRDGRISIRALAERVHVSRTNAYARVERLVRDGVVTGFAARVAPEAAGLGTSAYIALTIRQNTWREVSAELARVRYVEHVALLSGEHDVLALVRAPDNATLRDVVLDRVQRISGVLATRSWLVFEEYDGVRSPWA; encoded by the coding sequence ATGAGCCAGGAAGCCGCCGAAGGGCCGGACCGACCGGGCGGAACGGGACGTTCGGCAGTCGCCCTCGACGAGGTGGACCGGCGCATCCTCGACGAGCTGACCCGCGACGGGCGGATCTCCATCCGGGCCCTCGCCGAGCGGGTGCACGTCTCGCGCACCAACGCGTACGCCCGCGTGGAGCGGCTGGTGCGCGACGGCGTGGTCACCGGCTTCGCCGCCCGGGTCGCGCCGGAGGCGGCCGGCCTGGGCACCTCGGCGTACATCGCGCTGACGATCAGGCAGAACACCTGGCGCGAGGTGTCGGCGGAGCTGGCCCGGGTGCGCTACGTCGAGCACGTGGCGCTGCTCAGCGGCGAGCACGACGTGCTCGCGCTGGTGCGGGCGCCGGACAACGCCACGCTGCGGGACGTGGTGCTGGACCGGGTGCAGCGCATCTCCGGGGTGCTCGCCACCCGCAGCTGGCTGGTCTTCGAGGAGTACGACGGGGTACGCAGCCCGTGGGCGTGA
- the pdhA gene encoding pyruvate dehydrogenase (acetyl-transferring) E1 component subunit alpha codes for MGPPHVQEVPAVTTTPQAARRASPRKRPGTPAAPAAPDPSAGLLPQAEPVRLLNPDGTLRPPRADYPEPPVEALREMYRRMVVGRRFDAQATALTKQGRLAVYPSSRGQEACQVGGVLALRDDDWVFPTYRESMALTARGIDPVEVLTLLRGDWHCGYDPAARRTAPQCTPLATQCVHAAGLAYGESYQGRDTVALVYIGDGATSEGDFHEGVNFAAVFKAPVVYFVQNNRYAISVPLSRQTAAPSLAYKGVGYGVPSEQVDGNDPVAVLAVLNRAVAHARAGKGPFLVEAHTYRMEPHTNADDATRYRDADEVEAWRDRDPLTRLETYLRGRAALDDAAVAEFAEQAEAYAARLRDRMNGQPTVDPLSLFDHVYAQPTPQLVEQREQVRAELAAAAEEDA; via the coding sequence ATAGGGCCACCACACGTCCAGGAGGTCCCCGCCGTGACGACCACCCCCCAGGCGGCCCGCAGGGCATCACCGCGCAAGCGGCCGGGCACCCCGGCCGCTCCGGCCGCGCCCGATCCCTCCGCCGGCCTGCTGCCCCAGGCCGAGCCGGTGCGGTTGCTGAACCCGGACGGCACCCTGCGGCCGCCCCGCGCCGACTATCCCGAGCCGCCGGTCGAGGCGCTGCGCGAGATGTACCGGCGGATGGTGGTCGGCCGGCGCTTCGACGCGCAGGCCACCGCGCTGACCAAGCAGGGCCGGCTCGCCGTCTACCCGTCCTCCCGTGGCCAGGAGGCCTGCCAGGTCGGCGGCGTGCTCGCGCTGCGCGACGACGACTGGGTCTTCCCCACCTACCGCGAGTCGATGGCGCTGACCGCCCGTGGCATCGACCCGGTCGAGGTGCTCACGCTGCTGCGCGGCGACTGGCACTGCGGCTACGACCCGGCGGCCCGGCGGACCGCCCCGCAGTGCACCCCGCTCGCCACCCAGTGCGTGCACGCCGCCGGTCTGGCCTACGGCGAGTCGTACCAGGGGCGCGACACCGTGGCGCTGGTCTACATCGGCGACGGCGCCACCAGCGAGGGCGACTTCCACGAGGGGGTCAACTTCGCCGCCGTGTTCAAGGCGCCGGTCGTCTACTTCGTGCAGAACAACCGGTACGCGATCAGCGTCCCGCTGTCCCGGCAGACCGCCGCGCCGTCGCTCGCCTACAAGGGCGTCGGCTACGGCGTGCCCAGCGAGCAGGTCGACGGCAACGACCCGGTGGCCGTGCTCGCCGTGCTCAACCGGGCGGTGGCGCACGCCCGGGCCGGGAAGGGGCCGTTCCTGGTGGAGGCGCACACCTACCGGATGGAGCCGCACACCAACGCCGACGACGCGACGCGCTACCGCGACGCCGACGAGGTCGAGGCGTGGCGCGACCGTGACCCGCTCACCCGGTTGGAGACCTACCTGCGCGGGCGGGCGGCGCTCGACGACGCGGCCGTCGCCGAGTTCGCCGAGCAGGCCGAGGCGTACGCCGCGCGGCTGCGTGACCGGATGAACGGCCAGCCCACGGTCGACCCGCTCAGCCTCTTCGACCACGTCTACGCCCAGCCTACCCCGCAACTGGTGGAGCAGCGCGAGCAGGTACGCGCCGAACTGGCCGCCGCCGCGGAGGAGGACGCCTGA